Below is a genomic region from Candidatus Schekmanbacteria bacterium.
ATGACTGCCTTTTTGACGAACTATTTGAAAACCATCTTTTTTTAAAATTTGAATAAGTTCTTTACCAGACAAAACTGGAAGTTTAACCACCTATGACAACCTCAAGCGGATACATTACTATTTCACCTGTGCTTTCAGGTACATCTTCTTCTCCGAAACTTTCAAGATAGAGTTCTACCGCCTCCTTGAGGTTTATCTGAGCCTCTTCTATCGTTTTTCCCTGGCTTACCACTCCCAACTCAACACAATGGCTTACATACCATTTTTCTTCTTTAGTTATTACCGCCGTAAATTTCTTTGACATAGTTTATCCTTTTTAAAATTTATTATAATGTGTTTTTTTAGAAAATCCAATATTAAAGCCTATTATCCTTATATATTAATCAGTTGATATACCCTAATGATTTGAGGCGTTCTTTCATGAGCTTGTCGCTGCCGCCTGAAACAGAAGCCTTTAAGTTCTGAAGAGGAATATGGCTGTCATATGAGCTAATTACACCTCTGTATGCTTTATCCCCGCTCGTTTCATTGAGGATTGATGAAATTATCTTGCCGTCCATATCCGTTCCTACAGGAAGCCCGAATATGGAAAGGATTGTAGGTGTAACGTCAAGGGTAGTTACCTCACGCCCCTCTTTTGCATTACCATTGATGATATCAATGCCTGCGCTTAAAAATATCCCTTTGGGGTTATGGTCGCCGGAAAGATCATAAAGGTCGAACAACTTGTCAACAGACACACCTGCATCTTCAAATTTTATCATGTCATCTGAAGGAAGCTGATATTTGACCTTTACATTGATTATTTTTTTTGTGCTGTCATATGAGATATCCTCAACAAGCTTTCCTCCATTTGCAAGTGTGAGCTTGCCGAGCCTATCTTTGAGGTCCTCATAGATTTTTTTTGCATCTTCTTCTGTCTTCACACTGCCGCCGGGGAAAATTCCAGCAAAATTTATCTTAATCTCCCTCATGTTACTTTTAGGAAATGCCTGTGAATCAAAGCAACTGCTGTTGCTATAATCAATATTCCCGTCTTCAAGCATTTTCAGGAAACCTAGCTTTTCAAGCACTCTGTTTAACTGGAAAACGCGGCTTCGTGAGTCATTCTTCTTCTCAAACCCATGGTCTGAAACTATTATTACATCAGTGTTTGAGTCAGAAGCCTTTAAAATCTCCCCAACATATCCGTCAGCCACTATGTAATACTGCTCAATAATTGAGTTGAATGCACTTCCCTTAATTTTTTTCGACTCATCAAATTCTTTCCAGAAAAAATGGGAAGAAGCATCTACACCTTCAAAATAAACAGCCTGAAAATCAATATTCCTGTCTTTGCCGTTAAGATAACTGAACACCTCTTTTCCCATGAAATCAGCCTTATAAATATTAAGCATGGATTTTAGATGATCTTCCCTGTACGGATCTTTCTCACTTGAGAGAGCAGAGTTAAGTAATTTATAAAAATCAGATGATTCAAACTTTTCCGTTGAGGCTGCTGCCATATTATTTTTTAATTCATCTGCAAGGGAGTCCGGATAGGTCAGCCTTTCTGAGCCTTCAGTATAAGCTTTGCTGATCTTGCCAAGCTTCATGTCATTCTCTGCGCCGATTGGACCTGCCTGAAATACATTGAGAAAAAATTTCTGTGAAACCATGTAGCCGTTTACCTTCTCTGCAGGCCAGCTTGCCCACCATCCTGTAACTGAGACTTTCTTCCCAAAATGGGAAAGTATATTCCATATGGCATTTGTCTTCCTGTCAATGCTTGTGGCAGGTATCTCTTCATATTCTCCCGGTGTGCTTACAAGGAAGTTCTTTATTCCGTGTTTTTCAGGGAGCTTCCCCGTAGCAACGCTTGCCCAGATGACAGGAGAAAAGGCGGAATAGCGCGTATAGAAATCAGCCTTTGTCCCTTTTTCTAAAAGAGATTTAATATTTGGGACCCAGCCTGCATCTATGAGAGGCTGAAGAACATCCCATGTAGCACCGTCAAGCCCAATAAGAATAACCTTCCTGTGAGGGAGCTGAGTAGAGTCAATATTCTCAAACTTTATGACAGCAGGCTTTTTTGTATAAAAGGCATAATATGCCCCTGCTATTAAAACTATGAGCAAAACAACTGTAAGGATTTTTTTCATTATTTTTTAATTCTCCCTGATGTTATTATCACTCTCAAAATAAGTATACCGGGTTCGAGCCACAAAATCAAATCACTTTGCGCTTGACTAACAGACACCATTTTGCTTATTCAAATTTGATCCTGCCTTTCTCCAAAATTACGGAGGTTTTGTAATGGGAAAAGTTAGCGGCACACCAGACATTATAGCCGGCACACTTGCTGATGCAGGGATAGAAAATGTTTTTCACCTTCCCGGAACCTCTGTGTCAAGCATCTACCCGAGTCTTGCACGGCAGAAAAAAATAAAGTCAGTTCTTTTTAAACATGAGCAGGCTGCATGCTTTGCTGCCGCAGGCTACGCACTTGTAACAAACCGACCCGGTGTCTGCATGGTGATGTGCGGACCGGGTGTTACAAATGTAGTATCTGCGGTCACCGAATGTTATTACCAGTCAATCCCGGTAGTTGTAATCACTGTTGACAATCCGCAAAAAAATCTCGGCATAGAGGCATTCCACGAAGTTGACTCATTCAAGATCTTAGAGCCTGTCACTAAAAAGATAATCTATCCTGAAAAAGCGTCAGATGTGCAAAAAGCAGTTGCCGATGCCATTGCCACTTCAAACCGCGGAAGACCGGGGCCGGTTTATTTAAACATACCAATAGACATCATGGAAGATACAGCTGAGAACAAGAAGATTAGCATCGACGTAAAACAGAAAGTGGCGACGCCACCGGAGATAACAAAAGCGCTTAAGATGATATATGAAGCGGAAAGCCCCATGATATTTGCCGGAAGCGGAATCATAAGGAGCGGCGCTGAAGATGAACTTGCAGAATTTGCGAGACTTACAGGGATTCCTGTGCTGATGAGCTTAGGAGGACGGGGGGCGCTTCCGGACAGCAACCCTCTTTCACTAGGAATGCCTCCATATAATTTTGACAGCAACATCTTCAATGCGGCTGACCTCTTTATTGTGGTAGGCGCAAGGCTAAACCCTGTAAACTTAAGAATGGGGAAACTAAAGCTCCCCAAAAAAATAATCAGGATTGATGTAGATGATGAAAACCCAAAGTTCAGAAAAGCAGACATCTACATAAAAGCAGATGCGGGAAGCTTTTTAAGAGGTGCATCAGGTATTATAAGAAAAAATTCCTCTCAGTTTGCAAAAAAAAGATTTCAGAATCACAATGATGGTTACAAAGAGACATATAATGAATTTTTATCTGCCGAGAGGAAAAAAGCCTTTGCAGGTAATGGCTCTCTTTCATCAAGCCCTCTCACTTCAAGGATGTTCCTTGCAGAACTTTCAGAGTTCATAGAAAAAAATGATGCGGTAATCTTCACTGACACCATATGGACCCCATACTCACATCTT
It encodes:
- a CDS encoding type II toxin-antitoxin system HicB family antitoxin; protein product: MSKKFTAVITKEEKWYVSHCVELGVVSQGKTIEEAQINLKEAVELYLESFGEEDVPESTGEIVMYPLEVVIGG
- a CDS encoding alkaline phosphatase family protein; protein product: MKKILTVVLLIVLIAGAYYAFYTKKPAVIKFENIDSTQLPHRKVILIGLDGATWDVLQPLIDAGWVPNIKSLLEKGTKADFYTRYSAFSPVIWASVATGKLPEKHGIKNFLVSTPGEYEEIPATSIDRKTNAIWNILSHFGKKVSVTGWWASWPAEKVNGYMVSQKFFLNVFQAGPIGAENDMKLGKISKAYTEGSERLTYPDSLADELKNNMAAASTEKFESSDFYKLLNSALSSEKDPYREDHLKSMLNIYKADFMGKEVFSYLNGKDRNIDFQAVYFEGVDASSHFFWKEFDESKKIKGSAFNSIIEQYYIVADGYVGEILKASDSNTDVIIVSDHGFEKKNDSRSRVFQLNRVLEKLGFLKMLEDGNIDYSNSSCFDSQAFPKSNMREIKINFAGIFPGGSVKTEEDAKKIYEDLKDRLGKLTLANGGKLVEDISYDSTKKIINVKVKYQLPSDDMIKFEDAGVSVDKLFDLYDLSGDHNPKGIFLSAGIDIINGNAKEGREVTTLDVTPTILSIFGLPVGTDMDGKIISSILNETSGDKAYRGVISSYDSHIPLQNLKASVSGGSDKLMKERLKSLGYIN
- a CDS encoding thiamine pyrophosphate-binding protein; translated protein: MGKVSGTPDIIAGTLADAGIENVFHLPGTSVSSIYPSLARQKKIKSVLFKHEQAACFAAAGYALVTNRPGVCMVMCGPGVTNVVSAVTECYYQSIPVVVITVDNPQKNLGIEAFHEVDSFKILEPVTKKIIYPEKASDVQKAVADAIATSNRGRPGPVYLNIPIDIMEDTAENKKISIDVKQKVATPPEITKALKMIYEAESPMIFAGSGIIRSGAEDELAEFARLTGIPVLMSLGGRGALPDSNPLSLGMPPYNFDSNIFNAADLFIVVGARLNPVNLRMGKLKLPKKIIRIDVDDENPKFRKADIYIKADAGSFLRGASGIIRKNSSQFAKKRFQNHNDGYKETYNEFLSAERKKAFAGNGSLSSSPLTSRMFLAELSEFIEKNDAVIFTDTIWTPYSHLFPRLKKPRSFFSVRSFGCLGFALPAAIGATFAKNEKRKIISLSGDGGFLFNCQDLSTAATYNRKNFIQIILNNSGYSSLNVLASAKFGKQDDYYLWARIDYSKLSESLGVNSITIEKRSEIKESLSKAFNSNSPCLLNVVTKDSNL